One genomic window of Helicobacter kayseriensis includes the following:
- the yedF gene encoding sulfurtransferase-like selenium metabolism protein YedF, giving the protein MKEAKIDITRLVCNDPVMKVKSVLEQIKEKNIVVSKIAIFGDYALEDVENFLINNGYIIETVGDENRFSITLKGKEEIEVLEFLEEKVISLEDKILFLKDDRVGDNEFGKRLLDRLFVALAEGSVFPKEILLLNRAVLLCADSSRETMEELQYMQRKGVKILACKTCLEHYGVLNRMSVGEISSASVIMQKMMSSSGVICL; this is encoded by the coding sequence ATGAAAGAAGCTAAAATTGATATCACGCGATTGGTTTGTAATGATCCTGTTATGAAGGTCAAATCTGTTTTGGAGCAAATCAAAGAAAAAAATATTGTTGTGAGTAAGATTGCAATCTTTGGAGATTATGCCTTAGAAGATGTTGAAAATTTTCTTATCAATAATGGATATATCATTGAAACAGTGGGAGATGAAAATCGTTTTAGCATTACTCTTAAGGGAAAAGAAGAAATAGAGGTTCTTGAATTTTTGGAGGAAAAAGTCATTAGCCTAGAAGACAAGATCCTTTTTCTCAAGGATGATAGAGTGGGAGATAATGAGTTTGGAAAACGCCTCTTGGATCGTTTGTTTGTTGCTTTGGCTGAGGGGAGCGTCTTCCCTAAGGAAATTTTGCTTCTTAATCGAGCTGTTTTGCTTTGTGCAGATTCTAGTCGAGAAACAATGGAGGAGTTGCAATACATGCAACGCAAGGGGGTGAAGATACTAGCATGCAAAACTTGTCTAGAACACTATGGGGTTTTAAATCGTATGAGTGTAGGTGAAATATCTTCAGCTTCAGTCATAATGCAAAAAATGATGAGTTCATCAGGAGTGATTT
- the dapE gene encoding succinyl-diaminopimelate desuccinylase — protein sequence MEVEKILESLISFPTVTPNECGIYQWIMDFVGDGFVWERLDCGEVKNLFGYRDFAPRKKNKKFHLCFAGHIDVVPAGEGWESDPFVPVIKDGYIFGRGAQDMKGGIASFLGAIQEFEGEECDLIVSILLTSDEEGKALDGTKFVLEELRKRDFLPNFALVAEPTSHLKVADTIKIGRRGSINGVIEIEGVQGHVAYPQKCVNPVELVGERLGKIAGIDLDGGDDFFEPSKIVVTDIRGGIETCNVTPSRLKIMFNVRNSTLSNEDTLRQYLQEVLKGLPYHLTLQVSSHPFVTQSSLFDVLSQSIEKITGYVPNASTTGGTSDARYFAAFGVEVLELGGLNDRIHAKNECTSIKDLEILKEIFLDFLSQQGGH from the coding sequence GTGGAAGTGGAGAAAATTTTAGAAAGTTTAATTTCTTTTCCAACGGTTACGCCAAATGAATGCGGAATCTATCAGTGGATTATGGATTTTGTGGGGGATGGGTTTGTGTGGGAGAGGTTAGATTGCGGTGAAGTGAAAAATCTCTTTGGATATAGAGATTTTGCTCCTAGAAAAAAGAATAAAAAATTTCATTTATGTTTTGCAGGCCATATTGATGTTGTGCCTGCCGGTGAAGGGTGGGAGAGCGATCCTTTTGTCCCTGTGATCAAGGATGGCTATATTTTTGGAAGAGGAGCCCAAGATATGAAGGGGGGGATCGCTTCTTTTTTGGGCGCAATTCAAGAATTTGAGGGAGAAGAATGTGATTTGATTGTGTCAATTTTATTGACAAGTGATGAGGAGGGAAAAGCATTGGATGGGACAAAGTTTGTGCTTGAAGAGCTGAGAAAGAGAGATTTTTTACCCAACTTTGCTCTTGTTGCAGAACCAACAAGTCATTTAAAAGTTGCAGATACGATCAAAATAGGGCGTCGTGGCTCTATTAATGGGGTGATTGAGATAGAAGGAGTGCAAGGGCATGTTGCATATCCTCAAAAATGCGTCAATCCTGTAGAGCTTGTGGGAGAAAGGCTGGGAAAGATTGCAGGGATTGATTTGGATGGAGGAGATGATTTTTTTGAGCCAAGCAAGATAGTTGTTACAGATATTCGAGGTGGGATAGAGACATGTAATGTAACACCTAGCAGACTTAAAATAATGTTTAATGTCCGCAATTCCACTTTGAGCAATGAGGATACATTGAGACAGTATCTCCAAGAGGTTTTGAAGGGGTTGCCTTATCATCTTACTTTGCAGGTTAGTTCTCATCCTTTTGTCACCCAAAGCTCTTTGTTTGATGTGCTAAGTCAAAGCATTGAAAAGATCACGGGTTATGTTCCAAATGCAAGCACAACTGGAGGGACAAGTGATGCGCGCTATTTTGCTGCATTTGGGGTGGAGGTTTTGGAACTAGGGGGATTAAATGATAGAATCCACGCAAAAAATGAATGCACGAGCATTAAGGACTTGGAGATTTTGAAAGAAATCTTTTTAGATTTTTTATCTCAACAAGGAGGTCATTGA